The Montipora capricornis isolate CH-2021 chromosome 3, ASM3666992v2, whole genome shotgun sequence genome window below encodes:
- the LOC138044032 gene encoding nucleoplasmin-like protein ANO39 isoform X1, whose product MFNFMSRYCINLTRLYSICLQACLAAKAKPNERNRVEVTTTDISQNFRYIQYSLTEKWRNRTVSARFGFPIFVVFFKLVEVWMAWSLYIFFFIRIVYNRRFRDDDDESDEDEKSINFVNPEEKVASKKRPLAPETPKGPPMKLARMEDAENEDESDEDEDDEEEEEESEDSEKMEVDTKQKKDKQNTTPKPPSKADGKNVEKEKAKDKAKGKQKAGSGDEESDEDDDDEEGEDEEGSEEEEGDDDDDDDDEDEEGDDEDDEDDDEDDDEDEDDESEEQDEMMTSLLAKNKKKGGKEDAKRKFTNGVAKHGKTPKAEEREKANKTTAKQPSTPKTEVKKEETKKSASKSPQPMDIDQIKTQLKKRPGLPRKVEKFKNYMRSSFKVTDDEVITELWDWLQTNK is encoded by the exons ATGTTCAACTTCATGTCCAGGTATTGTATAAACCTGACCAGATTATATTCAATTTGCTTACAGGCTTGCTTAGCTGCCAAAGCCAAGCCTAATGAGAGAAACAGAGTGGAAGTTACAACAACAGATATTAGTCAAAACTTCCGTTACATACAGTATTCTCTCACTGAAAAGTGGAGAAACAGAACAG TGTCGGCTCGGTTTGGGTTCCCCATcttcgttgttttttttaaacttgttgaAG tttggaTGGCTTGGTcactatatatattttttttcatcagaATTGTTTATAACCGAAGATTccgtgatgatgatgatgaatctGATGAAG ATGAAAAATCCATAAATTTTGTGAATCCAGAGGAAAAGGTAGCTTCAAAG AAAAGACCTCTAGCACCAGAAACTCCCAAGGGACCCCCAATGAAACTGGCTCGTATGGAAGATG CAGAAAATGAAGATGAaagtgatgaagatgaagatgacgaagaggaagaagaggaaagcGAAGACTCTGAAAAAATGGAAGTAGACACCAAGCAGAAGAAAGATAAACAGAACACAACTCCAAAGCCACCT AGCAAGGCAGATGGCAAGAatgtggaaaaagaaaaagcaaaggaCAAAGCTAAAGGTAAACAGAAAGCAGGAAGTGGTGATGAGGAGAGTGATGAGGATGACGATGACGAGGAAGGCGAAGATGAAGAGGGTTCTGAAGAAGAGgaaggtgatgatgatgatgatgatgatgatgaagatgaagaaggtgatgatgaagatgacgaagatgatgacgaagatgatgatgaggatgaggatgatgaaaGTGAAGAGCAAGATGAAATGATGACAAGCCTGCTagcaaagaacaagaaaaag GGAGGAAAAGAAGATGCGAAAAGAAAGTTCACAAAT GGTGTGGCAAAACATGGGAAAACACCAAAGGCTGAGGAAAGGGAAAAGGCTAATAAGACTACAGCCAAACAG CCAAGCACTCCCAAAACTGAAGTAAAGAAAGAAGAGACCAAAAAGTCTGCCTCCAAATCTCCTCAACCA ATGGACATTGACCAAATCAAAACACAGTTGAAAAAG AGACCTGGTCTTCCAAGAAAGGTAGAGAAGTTTAAAAACTACATGAGGAGTTCGTTCAAAGTCACAGATGACGAG GTTATCACTGAGCTTTGGGACTGGCTGCAAACGAACAAATAA
- the LOC138044032 gene encoding nucleoplasmin-like protein ANO39 isoform X2 — MFNFMSRYCINLTRLYSICLQACLAAKAKPNERNRVEVTTTDISQNFRYIQYSLTEKWRNRTVSARFGFPIFVVFFKLVEVWMAWSLYIFFFIRIVYNRRFRDDDDESDEDEKSINFVNPEEKVASKKRPLAPETPKGPPMKLARMEDENEDESDEDEDDEEEEEESEDSEKMEVDTKQKKDKQNTTPKPPSKADGKNVEKEKAKDKAKGKQKAGSGDEESDEDDDDEEGEDEEGSEEEEGDDDDDDDDEDEEGDDEDDEDDDEDDDEDEDDESEEQDEMMTSLLAKNKKKGGKEDAKRKFTNGVAKHGKTPKAEEREKANKTTAKQPSTPKTEVKKEETKKSASKSPQPMDIDQIKTQLKKRPGLPRKVEKFKNYMRSSFKVTDDEVITELWDWLQTNK, encoded by the exons ATGTTCAACTTCATGTCCAGGTATTGTATAAACCTGACCAGATTATATTCAATTTGCTTACAGGCTTGCTTAGCTGCCAAAGCCAAGCCTAATGAGAGAAACAGAGTGGAAGTTACAACAACAGATATTAGTCAAAACTTCCGTTACATACAGTATTCTCTCACTGAAAAGTGGAGAAACAGAACAG TGTCGGCTCGGTTTGGGTTCCCCATcttcgttgttttttttaaacttgttgaAG tttggaTGGCTTGGTcactatatatattttttttcatcagaATTGTTTATAACCGAAGATTccgtgatgatgatgatgaatctGATGAAG ATGAAAAATCCATAAATTTTGTGAATCCAGAGGAAAAGGTAGCTTCAAAG AAAAGACCTCTAGCACCAGAAACTCCCAAGGGACCCCCAATGAAACTGGCTCGTATGGAAGATG AAAATGAAGATGAaagtgatgaagatgaagatgacgaagaggaagaagaggaaagcGAAGACTCTGAAAAAATGGAAGTAGACACCAAGCAGAAGAAAGATAAACAGAACACAACTCCAAAGCCACCT AGCAAGGCAGATGGCAAGAatgtggaaaaagaaaaagcaaaggaCAAAGCTAAAGGTAAACAGAAAGCAGGAAGTGGTGATGAGGAGAGTGATGAGGATGACGATGACGAGGAAGGCGAAGATGAAGAGGGTTCTGAAGAAGAGgaaggtgatgatgatgatgatgatgatgatgaagatgaagaaggtgatgatgaagatgacgaagatgatgacgaagatgatgatgaggatgaggatgatgaaaGTGAAGAGCAAGATGAAATGATGACAAGCCTGCTagcaaagaacaagaaaaag GGAGGAAAAGAAGATGCGAAAAGAAAGTTCACAAAT GGTGTGGCAAAACATGGGAAAACACCAAAGGCTGAGGAAAGGGAAAAGGCTAATAAGACTACAGCCAAACAG CCAAGCACTCCCAAAACTGAAGTAAAGAAAGAAGAGACCAAAAAGTCTGCCTCCAAATCTCCTCAACCA ATGGACATTGACCAAATCAAAACACAGTTGAAAAAG AGACCTGGTCTTCCAAGAAAGGTAGAGAAGTTTAAAAACTACATGAGGAGTTCGTTCAAAGTCACAGATGACGAG GTTATCACTGAGCTTTGGGACTGGCTGCAAACGAACAAATAA
- the LOC138044032 gene encoding mitotic apparatus protein p62-like isoform X3, with amino-acid sequence MAWSLYIFFFIRIVYNRRFRDDDDESDEDEKSINFVNPEEKVASKKRPLAPETPKGPPMKLARMEDAENEDESDEDEDDEEEEEESEDSEKMEVDTKQKKDKQNTTPKPPSKADGKNVEKEKAKDKAKGKQKAGSGDEESDEDDDDEEGEDEEGSEEEEGDDDDDDDDEDEEGDDEDDEDDDEDDDEDEDDESEEQDEMMTSLLAKNKKKGGKEDAKRKFTNGVAKHGKTPKAEEREKANKTTAKQPSTPKTEVKKEETKKSASKSPQPMDIDQIKTQLKKRPGLPRKVEKFKNYMRSSFKVTDDEVITELWDWLQTNK; translated from the exons aTGGCTTGGTcactatatatattttttttcatcagaATTGTTTATAACCGAAGATTccgtgatgatgatgatgaatctGATGAAG ATGAAAAATCCATAAATTTTGTGAATCCAGAGGAAAAGGTAGCTTCAAAG AAAAGACCTCTAGCACCAGAAACTCCCAAGGGACCCCCAATGAAACTGGCTCGTATGGAAGATG CAGAAAATGAAGATGAaagtgatgaagatgaagatgacgaagaggaagaagaggaaagcGAAGACTCTGAAAAAATGGAAGTAGACACCAAGCAGAAGAAAGATAAACAGAACACAACTCCAAAGCCACCT AGCAAGGCAGATGGCAAGAatgtggaaaaagaaaaagcaaaggaCAAAGCTAAAGGTAAACAGAAAGCAGGAAGTGGTGATGAGGAGAGTGATGAGGATGACGATGACGAGGAAGGCGAAGATGAAGAGGGTTCTGAAGAAGAGgaaggtgatgatgatgatgatgatgatgatgaagatgaagaaggtgatgatgaagatgacgaagatgatgacgaagatgatgatgaggatgaggatgatgaaaGTGAAGAGCAAGATGAAATGATGACAAGCCTGCTagcaaagaacaagaaaaag GGAGGAAAAGAAGATGCGAAAAGAAAGTTCACAAAT GGTGTGGCAAAACATGGGAAAACACCAAAGGCTGAGGAAAGGGAAAAGGCTAATAAGACTACAGCCAAACAG CCAAGCACTCCCAAAACTGAAGTAAAGAAAGAAGAGACCAAAAAGTCTGCCTCCAAATCTCCTCAACCA ATGGACATTGACCAAATCAAAACACAGTTGAAAAAG AGACCTGGTCTTCCAAGAAAGGTAGAGAAGTTTAAAAACTACATGAGGAGTTCGTTCAAAGTCACAGATGACGAG GTTATCACTGAGCTTTGGGACTGGCTGCAAACGAACAAATAA
- the LOC138044032 gene encoding mitotic apparatus protein p62-like isoform X4, translating to MAWSLYIFFFIRIVYNRRFRDDDDESDEDEKSINFVNPEEKVASKKRPLAPETPKGPPMKLARMEDENEDESDEDEDDEEEEEESEDSEKMEVDTKQKKDKQNTTPKPPSKADGKNVEKEKAKDKAKGKQKAGSGDEESDEDDDDEEGEDEEGSEEEEGDDDDDDDDEDEEGDDEDDEDDDEDDDEDEDDESEEQDEMMTSLLAKNKKKGGKEDAKRKFTNGVAKHGKTPKAEEREKANKTTAKQPSTPKTEVKKEETKKSASKSPQPMDIDQIKTQLKKRPGLPRKVEKFKNYMRSSFKVTDDEVITELWDWLQTNK from the exons aTGGCTTGGTcactatatatattttttttcatcagaATTGTTTATAACCGAAGATTccgtgatgatgatgatgaatctGATGAAG ATGAAAAATCCATAAATTTTGTGAATCCAGAGGAAAAGGTAGCTTCAAAG AAAAGACCTCTAGCACCAGAAACTCCCAAGGGACCCCCAATGAAACTGGCTCGTATGGAAGATG AAAATGAAGATGAaagtgatgaagatgaagatgacgaagaggaagaagaggaaagcGAAGACTCTGAAAAAATGGAAGTAGACACCAAGCAGAAGAAAGATAAACAGAACACAACTCCAAAGCCACCT AGCAAGGCAGATGGCAAGAatgtggaaaaagaaaaagcaaaggaCAAAGCTAAAGGTAAACAGAAAGCAGGAAGTGGTGATGAGGAGAGTGATGAGGATGACGATGACGAGGAAGGCGAAGATGAAGAGGGTTCTGAAGAAGAGgaaggtgatgatgatgatgatgatgatgatgaagatgaagaaggtgatgatgaagatgacgaagatgatgacgaagatgatgatgaggatgaggatgatgaaaGTGAAGAGCAAGATGAAATGATGACAAGCCTGCTagcaaagaacaagaaaaag GGAGGAAAAGAAGATGCGAAAAGAAAGTTCACAAAT GGTGTGGCAAAACATGGGAAAACACCAAAGGCTGAGGAAAGGGAAAAGGCTAATAAGACTACAGCCAAACAG CCAAGCACTCCCAAAACTGAAGTAAAGAAAGAAGAGACCAAAAAGTCTGCCTCCAAATCTCCTCAACCA ATGGACATTGACCAAATCAAAACACAGTTGAAAAAG AGACCTGGTCTTCCAAGAAAGGTAGAGAAGTTTAAAAACTACATGAGGAGTTCGTTCAAAGTCACAGATGACGAG GTTATCACTGAGCTTTGGGACTGGCTGCAAACGAACAAATAA